A region of Ignatzschineria larvae DSM 13226 DNA encodes the following proteins:
- the murI gene encoding glutamate racemase, producing the protein MQQNSSHSLKIGLIDSGVGGFSILNSFLCRSLSMDVDYYYIADSGHLPYGLKSERYIHQRMLALTEYLLSLKIDALVIACNTATAVSADLLRVQYPELPIIGVEPAIKPATELTQTMHIAVAATESTLKSQRLSNLVKRYANHCTLHPIIGTKWVELVESGNYLNSTLADSILAESLQVTWTYPVDQLILGCTHFPFLTEAIIRHIPKRVSLLNPARSIVAQCDQRLFEIGKLPPTTTHTILMDTSTNKTVIIGQPQINLILITTGNIDNFTQQVDTLVSSRYHQLRLQRIDC; encoded by the coding sequence ATGCAGCAAAATTCTTCCCATAGCCTAAAGATCGGCTTAATTGACTCTGGTGTCGGCGGCTTCTCTATCCTCAATAGTTTTCTCTGTCGCTCATTATCAATGGATGTTGATTATTACTATATAGCAGATTCTGGTCACCTTCCTTATGGACTTAAATCTGAACGATATATTCATCAACGGATGTTGGCGCTCACAGAATATCTACTATCCCTTAAAATTGATGCTTTGGTCATTGCTTGCAATACTGCGACAGCAGTCAGTGCTGACCTGCTGCGTGTGCAATACCCTGAACTCCCTATTATTGGTGTAGAACCAGCTATTAAACCTGCGACAGAATTAACGCAAACAATGCATATTGCCGTAGCCGCTACAGAATCAACATTGAAAAGCCAGCGCTTATCAAATCTGGTAAAGCGCTATGCGAATCATTGCACATTACATCCCATTATCGGCACAAAATGGGTTGAATTAGTTGAATCTGGTAATTATTTAAATTCCACTCTTGCAGATTCAATCCTTGCAGAGAGCTTGCAAGTGACTTGGACTTATCCAGTCGATCAGCTGATTTTAGGATGTACCCATTTTCCTTTTTTGACAGAAGCTATTATTCGCCATATTCCTAAGCGAGTTTCACTCCTTAATCCAGCTCGCTCTATTGTAGCGCAATGCGACCAACGTCTTTTTGAGATTGGTAAGCTACCTCCAACTACTACCCACACCATACTAATGGACACTTCAACAAATAAAACAGTAATTATCGGGCAGCCACAGATAAATCTTATTTTAATAACGACTGGTAATATCGATAATTTCACACAACAAGTGGATACATTGGTATCATCTCGTTATCATCAGTTGCGACTACAAAGAATAGATTGTTAA
- a CDS encoding TerC family protein, with protein sequence MTHHVSIGSPLLYTIFGVVVTIMILIDMFALKTSGDHKVSIKEALIWTIIWITVALLFDLGLWWYLANILPADTIPEVVGSQSDFALSKALEFLTGYVVEKSLSIDNIFIFLLIFGYFKVPNIYQRRVLVYGVLGAVFLRIVMVLIGSYLISKFEWILYLFGAFLLFTGIKMCFGHDEEADLSQNKIIKVTKRIFRTTDQYHHEHFFVVEQGIRYATPLFLVLVMITISDVIFAVDSVPAVFSVTTDPFIVMTSNVFAILGLRAMYFLLADMAERFHLLQYGLAIILIFIGIKMLVLYFDYHLPIALSLSVILVTLIGSIVLSLLIPPKGKSQ encoded by the coding sequence GTGACACATCATGTCTCTATTGGTTCTCCTCTACTCTACACAATATTTGGAGTAGTTGTTACGATCATGATTTTGATAGATATGTTCGCCCTTAAAACAAGTGGCGACCATAAAGTTAGCATAAAGGAAGCCCTGATCTGGACGATTATCTGGATTACGGTAGCGCTTCTCTTTGATTTGGGGCTCTGGTGGTATTTAGCCAATATCTTACCGGCAGATACTATACCAGAAGTCGTAGGCTCACAGAGTGATTTTGCACTCAGTAAAGCCCTTGAATTCTTAACCGGCTATGTGGTTGAGAAATCGCTCTCGATTGATAATATCTTTATCTTCTTATTAATTTTTGGGTATTTCAAGGTTCCCAATATCTATCAACGGCGGGTACTTGTCTATGGTGTATTAGGCGCTGTTTTCCTCCGCATAGTCATGGTTTTAATTGGCAGTTACTTAATTTCCAAATTTGAATGGATTCTCTATCTATTTGGCGCATTCCTGCTCTTTACTGGAATTAAGATGTGTTTTGGGCACGATGAAGAAGCCGATTTAAGTCAGAATAAAATTATTAAGGTTACAAAACGTATCTTTAGAACAACCGATCAATACCATCATGAGCACTTTTTCGTAGTGGAACAAGGGATTCGTTATGCAACACCGCTTTTCCTTGTACTGGTCATGATTACTATTTCAGATGTTATTTTTGCAGTGGATTCAGTGCCGGCTGTATTCTCTGTCACCACTGACCCCTTTATTGTGATGACATCGAATGTTTTTGCAATTCTAGGTTTACGTGCAATGTACTTTTTATTAGCGGATATGGCTGAACGCTTCCACCTATTACAATATGGTTTAGCGATTATTCTTATCTTTATCGGTATTAAGATGTTGGTACTCTATTTCGATTATCACCTGCCTATTGCACTCTCTTTAAGTGTTATTTTGGTGACACTGATCGGCTCAATTGTACTATCACTGCTCATTCCCCCTAAAGGTAAAAGCCAGTAA
- the pepN gene encoding aminopeptidase N, which translates to MPFTYTNDHQIYRLDYTAPNFTVEQLALEIDLDPVSTKVTTRFVIDAIDQNIDEYEVRLHGSNELLLATIAIDGQQLDSSEFIFDENDLLIIFTQGQHTVEIINTINPSTNTELSGIYISNGMFCSDCEPQGFRNITYFPDRPDVMTRYRVTLRADQAYPVLLSNGNLIEEGLLENNRHYAIWEDPFPKPTYLFAIVAGNLAYIEDQHIRPNGSPVQLRVYADQKDIDRCDFAMKSLKKAMKWDEERFGLICDLDFYNIVAVDDFNGGAMENKGLNLFNTSCILASPETANDDDFTFVEAVVGHEYFHNWTGNRITLRDWFNLSLKESLTVFREQEFIGTEEHPGVRRVQDVNYLRTHQFPDDQGPLSHAVRPDTLGSIENIYTTTTYEKGAEIIRLYQTILGKEGFDRGFARYIKEFDGQAVTVDDFYQAMKAENPRLFDNFMLWYSQRGTPIVKASTEYHPDKKELRLSLKQYLFDPVTKESKQPMPIPVSYALFSQDGELLLEETFTLTTHQQCLVFHNIDAEPIISLLRGFSAPVMLDYDYSFRELQTLIAYETDYFSKWEALQNLILKVIFARDMTLDQMSEIIGNAVEPLFDYAYEDPAFCAQLLTIPDEGYYLGLMEVEDIFYLRNIRQTIVRYVASRFQDRWLKLYQDFQKDDAESRAIKNIALKFITSLEEYQYLLPEQYYQSSNMTDIGSALKCAVWQDIPEKQAMLDDFYERYQHYSTLIDRWFSVQESDPNLTLDMLDKIVEHPAFTRNNPNRVRAIVGAVGKNRYALAKVGSPLYQWIANEILEIDRINSITAAKLVTPFTKVARLQEPLQSEVIEIIHTMLKAPNISNNLFDQLKRIVQ; encoded by the coding sequence ATGCCTTTTACTTATACTAATGATCATCAAATTTATCGTTTAGATTATACTGCCCCCAATTTCACTGTTGAACAGCTTGCGCTTGAGATTGATCTAGATCCAGTGTCAACAAAAGTGACCACCCGATTTGTGATCGATGCGATAGATCAGAATATAGATGAGTATGAGGTTCGCTTACACGGTTCTAATGAACTGCTGTTAGCAACCATTGCCATTGATGGTCAGCAACTTGATTCTTCTGAATTTATATTTGATGAGAATGATCTGCTCATCATTTTTACTCAAGGACAACATACTGTTGAGATCATTAATACCATTAATCCGAGTACTAACACAGAATTAAGTGGGATTTATATCTCTAATGGAATGTTTTGTAGCGATTGTGAGCCACAAGGCTTTCGTAATATCACCTATTTTCCTGATCGGCCTGATGTGATGACGCGATACCGCGTAACACTCCGAGCTGATCAAGCTTACCCTGTTCTCCTCTCTAATGGTAACTTAATTGAAGAAGGGCTTTTAGAGAATAATCGTCATTATGCCATTTGGGAAGATCCTTTCCCGAAACCCACGTATCTATTTGCCATTGTGGCCGGCAATTTAGCCTATATTGAAGATCAACATATTCGTCCTAATGGATCTCCTGTACAGCTTCGTGTCTATGCCGATCAGAAAGATATTGATCGTTGTGATTTTGCGATGAAATCACTTAAAAAAGCGATGAAATGGGATGAGGAGCGCTTTGGGCTTATCTGTGACCTTGATTTCTACAATATCGTGGCAGTAGATGACTTTAATGGCGGGGCAATGGAAAATAAAGGGTTAAATCTTTTTAATACTAGTTGTATTTTAGCCTCTCCTGAAACGGCAAATGATGATGATTTTACTTTTGTGGAAGCTGTTGTGGGTCATGAATATTTCCACAATTGGACCGGTAATCGTATTACTCTCCGGGATTGGTTCAATCTCTCCTTAAAAGAGAGTCTTACGGTATTCCGGGAACAGGAATTTATCGGCACCGAAGAACACCCCGGCGTTCGTAGAGTACAAGATGTTAACTATCTTCGCACACATCAATTCCCTGATGATCAAGGACCTCTTTCTCACGCCGTTCGCCCTGATACACTCGGTTCTATCGAAAATATCTATACAACGACCACCTATGAAAAGGGGGCGGAAATTATTCGCCTTTATCAGACGATTTTAGGAAAAGAGGGTTTTGATCGTGGTTTTGCACGCTATATTAAGGAATTTGATGGGCAAGCAGTAACTGTTGATGATTTCTATCAAGCGATGAAAGCGGAAAATCCCCGTCTTTTTGATAACTTTATGCTTTGGTATAGTCAACGGGGTACGCCGATTGTAAAAGCCTCAACAGAATATCATCCCGATAAAAAAGAGTTACGTCTCTCACTAAAACAATATCTATTTGACCCTGTGACAAAAGAATCAAAACAACCGATGCCCATTCCAGTGAGTTATGCTCTCTTTTCACAAGATGGTGAATTGTTACTTGAAGAGACATTTACGCTCACAACACATCAGCAGTGCTTAGTCTTTCATAATATTGATGCAGAGCCTATTATCTCGCTTTTACGGGGATTCTCAGCACCTGTTATGCTCGATTATGATTACTCATTTAGAGAGCTACAAACATTAATTGCTTATGAAACAGATTATTTCTCAAAATGGGAAGCATTACAAAATCTCATTTTGAAAGTCATCTTTGCCCGGGATATGACGCTAGATCAGATGTCGGAAATTATCGGCAATGCCGTTGAGCCACTCTTTGATTATGCCTATGAAGACCCTGCATTTTGCGCTCAACTGCTCACGATCCCCGATGAAGGTTACTATCTAGGATTAATGGAAGTAGAAGATATTTTCTATCTACGCAATATTCGCCAAACAATTGTGCGCTATGTCGCTTCCCGATTCCAAGATCGTTGGCTTAAACTCTACCAGGACTTCCAAAAGGATGATGCAGAGTCACGTGCAATCAAAAATATTGCCCTGAAATTTATTACCTCTTTAGAAGAGTATCAATATCTTCTACCAGAACAATATTATCAATCTAGCAATATGACTGATATTGGTTCTGCACTGAAGTGTGCTGTATGGCAAGATATTCCTGAGAAGCAGGCAATGTTAGATGATTTTTATGAACGCTACCAACATTATTCAACGCTTATCGATCGTTGGTTTAGCGTACAAGAGAGCGATCCTAATTTAACACTTGATATGCTCGATAAAATCGTAGAGCACCCTGCCTTTACCCGCAATAATCCTAATCGTGTAAGAGCAATTGTGGGAGCAGTTGGTAAAAATCGCTATGCCTTAGCTAAAGTCGGTAGCCCACTTTATCAATGGATTGCGAATGAAATTTTAGAAATTGACCGAATTAACTCTATTACGGCAGCAAAACTCGTGACACCCTTTACAAAAGTTGCTAGATTACAAGAACCATTACAGAGTGAAGTCATCGAGATTATTCATACAATGCTCAAAGCACCGAATATCTCCAATAACCTATTTGATCAGTTAAAAAGGATAGTACAATGA
- the gshA gene encoding glutamate--cysteine ligase, producing the protein MSSLHHRLQNRLSAQLDLLAEDKTLLKEVNIGLERETLRVDAKQGRISDQSHPKALGSALTNSHITTDFAEPLLEFVTNPGSTPEKALAELSEIQRFTLSQLDNELFWPNSMPPIIESEDEITIAHYGTSNDAKMKSLYRKGLSLRYGKMMQVISGIHYNFSFKDTVFEAWKEAAQFNGSLQDFKTARYLHACRNVSRYGYIIPFFLGASPVMDKSFLADKENPFESLNETDSYLSKGESLRLSDIGYGNNKCHFDVSFNSIDTFVENIHYAVTTPCSIFSQIPVIENGEYNQINNHILQIENEYYASIRPKQIVKKGENFLTALKKRGIEYIELRSIDINPLIAEGIDLESMRFIQLFLTASVLTDAPELSQKEYEHNQKNLKQVAKQGLSLTDVIVIEYESMPLQVALEATLDWLSPIATVLGTEYQEALERMRAKLQNPALLPSQIVLNRLQKSGERYQDFFLNQSQMLYQQNNTSLDPKTTERYQQIAQESLEKLAQLEAEPQISFAEYLANYFKF; encoded by the coding sequence ATGAGTTCTCTACATCATCGTTTACAAAATCGTTTAAGTGCGCAATTAGACCTTCTTGCTGAAGATAAGACCTTGTTAAAAGAGGTAAATATTGGGCTTGAACGGGAAACTTTACGTGTAGATGCAAAGCAAGGACGCATTAGTGATCAATCTCATCCCAAAGCATTAGGATCAGCACTGACCAATAGTCATATTACTACTGACTTTGCCGAGCCGCTTTTAGAGTTTGTGACAAACCCAGGCTCAACACCTGAAAAAGCCTTAGCTGAATTAAGTGAAATCCAACGTTTTACCTTATCTCAACTCGATAATGAGCTTTTTTGGCCAAACTCAATGCCGCCCATTATTGAATCAGAAGATGAGATTACGATTGCGCACTACGGAACTTCTAACGATGCGAAGATGAAGTCACTTTATCGTAAAGGATTGAGTCTACGCTATGGCAAGATGATGCAGGTGATCTCCGGTATTCACTATAATTTCTCGTTTAAAGATACAGTATTTGAAGCGTGGAAAGAGGCGGCACAATTTAATGGCTCGCTTCAAGACTTTAAAACAGCGCGTTATCTACATGCTTGTCGTAATGTGTCCCGTTATGGCTACATTATTCCCTTCTTCCTAGGCGCTTCTCCGGTGATGGATAAGAGCTTTTTAGCGGATAAAGAGAATCCTTTTGAATCGCTTAATGAAACCGATAGTTATCTATCTAAAGGAGAATCATTACGACTCTCTGATATCGGCTATGGCAACAATAAATGCCATTTTGATGTCTCTTTTAATAGTATTGATACTTTTGTCGAAAATATTCATTACGCTGTCACAACACCTTGTAGTATTTTCTCGCAAATTCCGGTCATTGAGAATGGAGAATATAATCAGATCAATAATCATATTCTTCAAATTGAGAATGAATATTATGCGAGCATCCGCCCTAAACAGATTGTTAAAAAAGGGGAAAACTTCCTGACTGCTCTCAAAAAACGGGGGATTGAGTATATTGAGCTTCGCTCTATTGATATTAATCCCTTGATCGCCGAGGGAATTGATCTAGAATCAATGCGTTTTATTCAGCTCTTTTTAACAGCTTCAGTATTGACAGATGCGCCAGAGCTCTCACAAAAAGAGTATGAACATAATCAGAAAAATCTTAAACAAGTGGCAAAACAAGGCCTTTCTTTAACCGATGTAATCGTTATCGAATATGAAAGTATGCCCCTTCAGGTGGCTTTAGAGGCCACTTTAGATTGGCTCTCTCCAATTGCCACAGTACTCGGTACTGAGTATCAAGAAGCGCTTGAACGTATGCGAGCTAAATTACAAAATCCAGCGCTGCTTCCCTCTCAAATTGTCTTAAATAGATTGCAAAAGAGTGGTGAGCGTTATCAGGATTTCTTTTTAAATCAATCGCAAATGCTATATCAACAAAATAATACTTCATTAGATCCGAAGACAACGGAAAGATATCAGCAGATCGCTCAAGAATCTTTAGAGAAACTTGCCCAATTAGAAGCTGAGCCTCAAATATCTTTTGCTGAATATCTAGCGAATTACTTTAAATTTTGA
- a CDS encoding FUSC family protein, producing the protein MQHFITATHRFFFSSDFAMGVKMALGIFIPVIFLYLFDIPLQILMIAGYGSLTMSIADQMGTLKHKRNEMLVTFIAIVVITLAFIFQPEGLHLLKITSLAGVSFVVAFIYAFRVKFIALGFIVSFTALLAASNYAAPPLVYIAYFCFGALFYFAFSMIISKVFQVYIIRQHLSGIYFQLSRYLQALSKCYRQNVDIEKEFKNFINSQTELLEELQVMRDVLFRLDYEKDHRLNQMVNELLLLIETREIATIPLQDFVIIRDRYPNSDLQIFFRDSFAKAGRNLEEMGMYSLRAGDMLKRLGFKAELRALEYELELLRRKELAGDDLDAYQIVANHFRKVWSLSRNLERIRTFLVDDEEFDTVIPRHKLKKFLSHSYWSNDYIIQNLTLRSPVLRFAIRSSLAMFFALLLVSLTNFLTHGFWIAFTLLSLMRPGFSLTKERSRNRIIGTIIGCLIGGVLISIELSTMTLLSILFISVILNNGLIRIHNPLSVTFTTVYVLILLNISKDLTMMQGVSLSIERIIDTLIGAAIALSFSHVLPSWEKINLPKLLSTARESLYNVMVEIEKWKLLKENDDDADLKLALRTAQASIVALSNSLERMKDEPVKKREHDITAINDELIEMQSILSQLSYLTGLLERVDTLQVQEFKEIFQLLKRRMDPNLHKNFPKAPKFTMRELKPLIWLVEPE; encoded by the coding sequence ATGCAGCACTTCATCACAGCAACCCATCGTTTCTTTTTTAGTAGCGATTTTGCTATGGGTGTCAAAATGGCACTGGGGATCTTTATTCCTGTAATTTTTCTCTATCTCTTTGATATTCCCCTACAGATTCTGATGATTGCTGGTTATGGCAGTTTGACCATGTCGATTGCCGATCAGATGGGCACTTTGAAGCATAAACGTAATGAAATGCTTGTGACCTTTATTGCGATCGTCGTAATTACACTAGCATTCATCTTTCAACCAGAGGGGCTGCACCTTCTGAAGATTACCTCCCTTGCCGGCGTCTCCTTTGTCGTCGCTTTTATCTATGCATTTCGGGTTAAATTTATTGCACTCGGCTTTATTGTAAGCTTTACTGCGCTCCTTGCTGCTTCAAACTACGCTGCCCCGCCTCTTGTCTATATTGCCTACTTCTGTTTCGGTGCGCTCTTCTACTTTGCTTTTAGTATGATTATTAGCAAAGTTTTTCAAGTCTATATTATTCGTCAACATCTATCAGGCATCTATTTTCAACTCTCTCGTTATCTGCAAGCGCTCTCAAAGTGCTATCGGCAAAATGTCGATATTGAGAAAGAGTTTAAAAACTTCATTAACTCACAAACCGAGTTATTAGAAGAGTTACAAGTAATGCGTGATGTCCTCTTTCGCTTAGATTATGAGAAAGATCATCGCCTCAATCAGATGGTGAATGAATTACTGCTATTGATTGAAACAAGAGAAATTGCCACAATTCCACTGCAAGATTTTGTCATTATCCGTGATCGCTATCCCAATAGTGATCTTCAGATCTTCTTCCGGGATAGCTTTGCAAAAGCGGGGCGTAACCTCGAAGAGATGGGGATGTACTCTCTTCGTGCCGGCGATATGCTCAAGCGTCTAGGCTTTAAAGCTGAATTGCGTGCCTTAGAGTATGAGTTAGAATTATTACGCCGTAAAGAGCTAGCCGGCGACGATCTCGACGCTTATCAAATCGTGGCGAACCATTTTCGTAAAGTCTGGTCACTCTCTCGTAATCTTGAACGCATTCGTACATTTCTTGTGGATGATGAAGAGTTCGATACGGTTATCCCCCGTCATAAGTTAAAGAAATTTCTTTCTCATTCATATTGGTCGAATGACTATATTATTCAAAATCTGACGCTTCGTTCGCCGGTACTTCGTTTTGCCATTCGCTCATCGCTCGCGATGTTCTTTGCACTGTTATTAGTCAGTCTGACGAATTTCTTAACCCATGGTTTCTGGATTGCCTTTACCCTATTGAGCTTAATGCGTCCTGGATTTAGTCTCACAAAAGAGCGCAGTCGAAACCGAATTATCGGGACTATTATTGGCTGTCTTATCGGTGGGGTGTTAATTTCTATCGAGCTTTCAACAATGACGCTCTTAAGCATTCTCTTCATCTCCGTTATACTCAACAATGGACTGATACGCATTCATAATCCATTAAGTGTTACATTTACAACGGTCTATGTCTTAATTCTACTCAATATCAGCAAAGACTTAACAATGATGCAAGGTGTCAGCCTTTCAATCGAAAGAATTATAGATACGCTTATAGGTGCAGCTATCGCCCTTAGTTTCAGTCATGTTTTACCAAGCTGGGAGAAGATCAATCTGCCTAAACTGCTCTCTACAGCGAGAGAGAGTCTTTATAATGTGATGGTCGAAATTGAGAAATGGAAGCTGCTTAAAGAGAATGACGATGATGCAGATCTCAAACTTGCCCTACGAACTGCTCAAGCCTCTATTGTTGCTCTCTCAAACTCTTTAGAGCGAATGAAAGATGAGCCTGTCAAAAAACGAGAACATGATATTACCGCCATTAATGATGAGCTGATTGAGATGCAATCCATTCTCTCCCAACTCTCTTATCTTACAGGATTATTAGAACGCGTGGATACGCTGCAAGTTCAAGAGTTTAAAGAGATTTTCCAGCTCCTCAAACGACGAATGGATCCTAATCTTCACAAGAACTTTCCAAAGGCACCTAAGTTCACAATGCGAGAATTAAAACCACTCATTTGGCTTGTTGAGCCGGAATAA
- a CDS encoding NCS2 family permease, producing the protein MLEKLFKLKAHGTTFRTEIFAGLTTFLTMSYIIFVNPKILSASGMDMDAIFMATCLAAAIGTVVMALVANYPVGLAPGMGLNAFFAFTITAPIATGGFGYTWQEALGAVFVSGVIFFILTATGLRSWIIKGIPRSLRASIGAGIGLFLAFIGLSNPEVGIIKANSVTIVSLGDLSTPGALYAILGFFLIVVLDNFKVKGAILISILIVSVLSAFTGHNQFVGVISTPPSLAPTFFELSFAKVLSGSFVQILIALVLVELFDATGVLMSVAKRSGLLNENVPDSEKRFNRALFADSTAILSGSLLGTSSVTAYVESTSGVQAGGRTGLTAITIALCFVLAIFFSPLAASIPAYATAPALVYIAGLMLRELTEVDWDSPTDSIPAALLVLGIPFTYSIAEGFAFGFISFVALKLGTGKYRDIHPATYIIALLFLLKFAFF; encoded by the coding sequence ATGTTAGAGAAACTCTTTAAACTCAAGGCCCACGGAACCACTTTCCGTACAGAGATATTTGCTGGGCTTACCACCTTTTTAACGATGTCATATATTATTTTCGTCAATCCTAAAATCCTCAGCGCAAGTGGTATGGATATGGATGCAATCTTTATGGCAACCTGTTTAGCAGCAGCGATTGGTACCGTTGTAATGGCATTAGTTGCAAACTATCCTGTCGGCCTTGCACCTGGAATGGGCTTAAACGCATTCTTCGCTTTCACGATTACCGCACCTATCGCAACAGGTGGATTTGGTTATACTTGGCAAGAAGCACTTGGCGCGGTATTTGTCTCCGGGGTGATCTTCTTTATTCTAACCGCAACAGGACTTCGTTCTTGGATCATTAAAGGGATTCCTCGCTCACTACGAGCTTCTATCGGTGCTGGTATTGGGCTTTTTCTTGCTTTTATTGGCCTATCAAATCCTGAAGTTGGTATTATCAAAGCGAATTCTGTAACTATTGTCAGTCTCGGTGATCTCTCAACACCTGGCGCACTTTATGCAATCTTAGGATTCTTTCTCATCGTTGTTCTCGATAACTTTAAAGTGAAAGGGGCTATCTTAATCAGTATCTTAATAGTCTCTGTTTTAAGTGCTTTCACCGGTCACAACCAATTTGTCGGCGTTATTTCAACGCCTCCGTCATTGGCTCCCACATTCTTTGAACTCAGTTTTGCAAAAGTATTGAGTGGCAGCTTCGTTCAGATCTTAATTGCCCTTGTACTTGTTGAGCTCTTCGATGCAACCGGTGTTTTAATGAGTGTTGCTAAGCGTAGTGGTCTACTCAATGAGAATGTTCCTGATTCTGAAAAACGCTTTAATCGTGCACTTTTTGCCGATAGTACGGCAATTTTATCCGGAAGTCTTTTAGGAACAAGTTCAGTAACAGCATATGTTGAGAGTACTTCCGGCGTTCAAGCAGGGGGGCGCACTGGTCTAACTGCGATCACTATTGCGCTCTGTTTCGTACTTGCAATCTTCTTCTCGCCACTAGCTGCTTCTATCCCTGCTTATGCAACAGCGCCGGCGCTTGTCTATATTGCAGGCTTAATGCTTCGTGAGCTCACTGAAGTCGATTGGGATTCACCGACAGACTCTATTCCTGCGGCACTTTTAGTATTAGGGATTCCTTTTACCTATTCGATCGCCGAAGGCTTTGCCTTTGGATTCATTAGCTTTGTGGCATTAAAATTAGGAACAGGGAAATATCGCGATATTCACCCTGCGACCTATATTATTGCTCTCCTCTTTTTGCTAAAATTTGCTTTCTTTTAA
- the rnt gene encoding ribonuclease T: MADHLQSPPPISMRFRGFLPVVVDVETGGVNPRTDALLEIAAVIVDMNEQGILTPVKSAVAHIEPEKGLLLNPESMKINGIKLDNPFRFAVSEKEGLKKIFQLVRETLKEKGCTRAILVGHNAHFDLGFLNAAIERTGIKNSPFHPFSVIDTVSLAGLAYGQTVLARAIAAAGIDWDHSQAHSALYDTEKTAELFCNIVNIWQEKVGFNLALFQPQNDNLDER; encoded by the coding sequence ATGGCTGATCACTTACAATCCCCTCCCCCTATTTCGATGCGTTTTCGCGGTTTTCTTCCTGTTGTTGTGGATGTGGAAACGGGGGGCGTCAATCCAAGAACAGATGCCCTCCTTGAGATTGCCGCAGTCATTGTCGATATGAATGAACAAGGTATCTTAACACCGGTGAAATCTGCAGTTGCCCATATTGAGCCAGAGAAAGGATTACTACTCAATCCTGAATCAATGAAGATTAATGGTATTAAACTCGACAACCCCTTTCGTTTTGCAGTTTCTGAAAAAGAGGGATTAAAAAAAATCTTTCAACTCGTACGAGAAACGTTGAAAGAGAAAGGTTGTACAAGAGCTATTTTGGTTGGGCACAATGCACATTTTGATCTAGGATTTCTCAATGCAGCAATTGAAAGGACAGGCATCAAAAACTCCCCGTTCCATCCATTTTCAGTGATCGATACAGTGAGCCTTGCGGGACTAGCCTATGGCCAAACAGTATTAGCAAGAGCGATTGCCGCTGCCGGCATTGATTGGGATCATAGTCAAGCTCATTCAGCGCTTTATGATACCGAAAAAACAGCAGAGCTCTTCTGTAATATTGTGAATATATGGCAAGAAAAAGTAGGATTTAATTTAGCCCTTTTTCAACCTCAGAATGATAATCTAGATGAGCGTTAA
- the mraZ gene encoding division/cell wall cluster transcriptional repressor MraZ: MVNYQFLGEYEVKVDTKNRIALPAALRKQLDGIEQFVISRALDHCLNFYPIDAWRDVEAELNKLNPFIKKERDFARFVRGGATEVSLDGQGRILLPKRLMNYAEISGEMIILGNGTLFEMWDLAIYEESLSIDPEDFSALAEEVMRSEPEKEVVPIDPAIVVPMVRR, encoded by the coding sequence ATGGTAAACTATCAATTTCTTGGGGAATATGAGGTCAAGGTCGATACGAAAAATCGTATTGCGTTGCCCGCTGCCCTAAGAAAACAGCTCGATGGTATTGAGCAATTTGTGATTAGCCGCGCTTTAGATCACTGTCTCAATTTCTATCCCATAGATGCTTGGCGCGATGTGGAAGCTGAACTCAATAAACTCAATCCCTTTATCAAAAAAGAGCGCGATTTTGCCCGCTTTGTTCGTGGGGGAGCTACGGAAGTAAGCCTTGATGGTCAAGGCCGTATTCTCTTACCTAAACGCCTTATGAATTATGCCGAGATTAGTGGGGAAATGATTATTCTTGGGAATGGTACCCTCTTTGAGATGTGGGATTTAGCGATCTATGAAGAATCTCTCTCTATTGATCCTGAAGATTTCTCAGCACTTGCTGAAGAGGTGATGCGGAGCGAACCTGAGAAAGAGGTTGTACCCATTGATCCTGCAATCGTTGTGCCGATGGTGCGCCGTTAA